In one Myxococcus xanthus genomic region, the following are encoded:
- a CDS encoding M4 family metallopeptidase codes for MTIRRTEGPKPTIRSTAASEAQSKTAAKPATIAPNVIKDGFGPAAKTSDLARAEKTLKPLPPPVGRLSLESREAQTAIQTSLAHLAPSTQTSIRNPGIIGGVQFPAYTPKSVERDSLGMTHVRLDRQHEGVKVFGEQVVTHLDAEGKVKSTTGDQSEIPAGLGKEKPKVSHSQALDIAMKAFDGKPDRQPNSERVIYKDISGEYHSAYRVEVTNVDGTDNPRKMNYLVDANTGKLFEQFNTIDGFARQHGAAHGHTHAEGADHADHAHGAAATASEIKASATPKAEIADLATVTSKINVTQDGTVDQLKLDLDIDHTFKGDLSVTLTSPSGKSETVHNRKGGSADHIKGSFDLSGFAGESAKGEWTLSVKDNARRDTGTLNSWGLTITPKAVEPNEPGPGEKIADDTSMYSGKVALETKKQADGTYTLEDGTRGKGVATYDAMNRERASGQTQIKDNNDVWGEATDPERNKAAVDAHYGGQMMYDYMKDILGRDSIDGAGEKLVSYVHVSNNYVNAYWDGEKMSYGDGDGRNSGPLTALDIAGHEIAHGLTERTAGLIYRGESGGLNEAMSDIMGAGLEWYASQKNPDVKFNWTVGETAWTPKNGDPTDGLRYMDDPTKDNYSVDNYKNYPKQTEVHGSSGIANNAFYLLTNGGTNRTSGIEVKDAIGMEKGLKIYYRALAHYMTPSTTFAQARTATINAATDLYGADSAEVAKVKESWTAVGVN; via the coding sequence ATGACGATTCGCCGCACCGAAGGTCCGAAGCCCACGATTCGCTCCACTGCTGCTTCCGAGGCTCAGTCGAAGACGGCCGCGAAGCCCGCGACCATCGCCCCGAACGTCATCAAGGACGGGTTCGGCCCCGCGGCCAAGACGTCGGACCTGGCGCGCGCGGAGAAGACGCTGAAGCCGCTGCCGCCTCCCGTGGGCCGGCTCTCCCTGGAAAGCCGCGAGGCGCAGACCGCCATCCAGACGTCGCTGGCGCACCTGGCCCCCTCCACCCAGACCTCCATCCGCAACCCCGGCATCATCGGCGGCGTGCAGTTCCCGGCGTACACGCCGAAGAGCGTGGAGCGTGACTCGCTGGGCATGACGCACGTGCGTCTGGACCGCCAGCACGAGGGCGTGAAGGTCTTCGGCGAGCAGGTCGTCACGCACCTCGACGCCGAGGGCAAGGTCAAGAGCACCACCGGCGACCAGTCTGAGATCCCGGCCGGCCTGGGCAAGGAGAAGCCCAAGGTGTCGCACAGCCAGGCGCTGGACATCGCGATGAAGGCGTTCGACGGCAAGCCGGACCGCCAGCCGAACTCCGAGCGCGTCATCTACAAGGACATCTCCGGTGAGTACCACTCCGCCTACCGGGTGGAAGTCACCAACGTGGATGGCACCGACAATCCGCGCAAGATGAACTACCTGGTGGACGCCAACACCGGGAAGCTCTTCGAGCAGTTCAACACCATTGACGGCTTCGCCCGCCAGCACGGCGCCGCGCATGGCCACACCCACGCCGAAGGCGCGGACCACGCCGACCACGCCCACGGCGCTGCCGCGACGGCTTCCGAGATCAAGGCCTCGGCCACGCCGAAGGCGGAGATCGCCGACCTGGCCACCGTCACGTCGAAGATCAACGTGACCCAGGACGGCACCGTGGACCAGCTGAAGCTGGACCTGGACATCGACCACACGTTCAAGGGCGACCTGTCGGTCACGCTCACCAGCCCCTCCGGCAAGTCGGAGACGGTGCACAACCGCAAGGGTGGCAGCGCGGACCACATCAAGGGCAGCTTCGACCTGAGCGGCTTCGCGGGCGAGTCCGCGAAGGGCGAGTGGACGCTGTCGGTGAAGGACAACGCGCGCCGCGACACGGGCACGCTGAACAGCTGGGGCCTGACCATCACCCCGAAGGCCGTTGAGCCCAACGAGCCCGGTCCCGGCGAGAAGATCGCGGACGACACGTCCATGTACAGCGGCAAGGTCGCGCTGGAAACGAAGAAGCAGGCGGACGGCACGTACACGCTCGAGGACGGCACGCGCGGCAAGGGCGTGGCGACCTACGACGCGATGAACCGCGAGCGCGCCAGCGGCCAGACGCAGATCAAGGACAACAACGACGTCTGGGGCGAGGCCACGGACCCGGAGCGCAACAAGGCCGCGGTGGACGCGCACTACGGCGGCCAGATGATGTACGACTACATGAAGGACATCCTCGGCCGTGACTCCATCGACGGCGCGGGTGAGAAGCTGGTGTCCTACGTCCACGTCAGCAACAACTACGTGAACGCGTACTGGGACGGCGAGAAGATGAGCTACGGCGACGGCGACGGCCGCAACTCCGGTCCGCTCACCGCGCTGGACATCGCGGGCCATGAGATTGCCCACGGCCTCACCGAGCGCACCGCCGGCCTCATCTACCGCGGCGAGTCCGGTGGTCTGAACGAGGCGATGAGCGACATCATGGGCGCTGGCCTCGAGTGGTACGCGTCCCAGAAGAACCCCGACGTGAAGTTCAACTGGACGGTGGGCGAGACGGCCTGGACGCCGAAGAACGGCGACCCCACCGACGGCCTGCGCTACATGGACGATCCGACGAAGGACAACTACTCGGTCGACAACTACAAGAACTACCCGAAGCAGACCGAGGTGCACGGCTCCAGCGGCATCGCGAACAACGCCTTCTACCTGCTGACCAACGGCGGAACCAACCGCACGTCCGGCATCGAAGTGAAGGACGCCATCGGCATGGAGAAGGGCCTGAAGATCTACTACCGCGCCCTGGCTCACTACATGACGCCGAGCACCACGTTCGCCCAGGCCCGCACCGCGACCATCAACGCGGCGACGGACCTCTACGGCGCGGACTCCGCTGAAGTGGCGAAGGTCAAGGAGAGCTGGACCGCCGTCGGCGTGAACTAG
- a CDS encoding DUF1330 domain-containing protein: protein MPAYVLVEVSVHDAQTYERYKQLAPPSLKAYGGRYLVKGGPTQALEGTWQPPRFVLLEFPSVELARAWWASPEYAAAKALRHESAHSIMLLVEGVPATTPVTEVGESPA, encoded by the coding sequence ATGCCTGCTTACGTCCTGGTCGAGGTCTCGGTGCACGACGCGCAGACCTACGAGCGGTACAAGCAGCTCGCGCCTCCGTCGCTCAAGGCCTACGGGGGCCGCTACCTTGTCAAGGGTGGCCCCACCCAGGCCCTGGAAGGCACCTGGCAGCCTCCGCGCTTCGTCCTGCTGGAGTTCCCCAGCGTGGAGCTCGCCAGGGCCTGGTGGGCATCCCCGGAATACGCCGCCGCCAAGGCGCTCCGCCACGAAAGCGCGCACTCCATCATGTTGCTGGTGGAGGGCGTGCCGGCCACGACGCCCGTTACCGAAGTAGGGGAGTCGCCGGCCTGA
- a CDS encoding GYF domain-containing protein — translation MAGNSGEDNANPGNAREVAPERPDEGDSPVLDGVSDAELDAIVGQLRTDKSLRTRPSAQPRYREATQSERLHRGAGRSRASTLGEEEAPPKEAAPVVKHAWYFVAGGAAYGPHDLADLKAHVERGFLGFDSLCWREGFSEWLPLGHIPELASALLPPAVPAGPPPIPPEASGAFMPPVARAVDVSEATTERVILNAPGTVVPPFAAIAPAAVVATPAVSAAAMPQTQASGASLSVDAPRAPAAGAVVGPAPEADVAALAPEPVTVPAASDFAAHGAPAPDPMPVAEPVGTHAVLASPSPEERARRKRRLGFILAGGAIGGVSVALALSVLGVGAGRGASSPGEAVDTTRGSGAPPPVEQPVAAAPTPEAVAAGGTASGSSTSVGGTGSAGPGLRGAGVATSAAESARDPSPVQEPTRPSTPALSAVSVERGGRVPELTGTESTARAATGGGRPSPEERVFERPTGSLSSRDVAVAFVIGKHSVAPAPEPEPAKRPATTVAEAATAGSSEDDLGPDADFDRVLSGPGPNATKHHKPTVYVPPDPTAPRESLDLATVFAVVHARRSELAACAREQSAPPQEGDRAVLRLSVLPSGKVESITTETPWLRGTSLVRCMQQKIGAWTFPRHRTQGAPVVFRYEF, via the coding sequence ATGGCCGGCAACTCAGGGGAAGACAACGCCAACCCGGGAAACGCCCGGGAGGTGGCCCCAGAGCGCCCTGACGAGGGCGATTCGCCCGTGTTGGATGGCGTGTCGGATGCGGAGCTGGATGCCATCGTGGGCCAGCTGCGCACGGACAAGAGCCTTCGTACCCGGCCCAGCGCGCAGCCGCGCTACCGCGAGGCCACGCAGTCGGAGCGACTGCACCGGGGCGCGGGCCGTTCACGGGCGTCCACCTTGGGCGAAGAGGAGGCGCCGCCGAAGGAAGCCGCGCCCGTCGTGAAGCATGCCTGGTACTTCGTTGCGGGCGGCGCGGCCTACGGTCCTCACGACCTCGCGGACCTGAAGGCCCACGTGGAGCGGGGTTTTCTGGGCTTTGATTCCCTGTGCTGGCGCGAGGGGTTCAGTGAGTGGCTGCCCCTGGGGCACATCCCGGAACTCGCTTCCGCGCTGCTGCCGCCAGCCGTGCCCGCGGGACCTCCGCCCATTCCGCCGGAAGCGTCCGGGGCCTTCATGCCCCCGGTTGCGCGCGCGGTGGACGTGTCCGAGGCCACCACGGAGCGGGTGATCCTGAACGCACCGGGCACGGTGGTGCCCCCCTTCGCGGCCATTGCCCCTGCCGCCGTCGTGGCCACTCCCGCGGTGAGCGCTGCCGCCATGCCGCAGACGCAGGCCTCCGGCGCATCACTTTCTGTGGATGCGCCAAGGGCTCCGGCCGCGGGCGCTGTCGTCGGGCCTGCTCCGGAAGCTGATGTCGCGGCGCTCGCACCGGAACCTGTCACCGTGCCGGCCGCGAGTGACTTCGCCGCGCACGGAGCCCCTGCGCCGGACCCGATGCCCGTGGCGGAGCCCGTGGGAACCCACGCGGTGCTCGCGTCGCCGTCCCCCGAGGAACGCGCGCGTCGCAAGCGCCGGCTGGGTTTCATCCTGGCGGGTGGTGCCATCGGCGGCGTGTCGGTGGCCCTGGCGCTGAGCGTCCTGGGCGTTGGGGCTGGCCGTGGTGCCTCGAGCCCCGGTGAGGCCGTGGACACGACGCGTGGCTCCGGTGCGCCGCCGCCCGTGGAACAGCCGGTGGCCGCAGCGCCCACGCCAGAAGCGGTCGCGGCTGGCGGCACGGCGTCGGGTTCCTCCACGTCAGTGGGCGGCACAGGCAGCGCGGGTCCTGGCCTCCGCGGCGCGGGCGTCGCGACGTCGGCCGCCGAGAGCGCGCGCGACCCGAGCCCGGTGCAGGAGCCCACACGCCCTTCGACGCCCGCGCTCTCGGCTGTCTCGGTCGAGCGCGGAGGCCGCGTGCCGGAGCTGACCGGCACGGAGAGCACGGCGCGCGCCGCGACTGGCGGCGGACGACCGTCGCCGGAAGAGCGCGTCTTCGAGCGGCCCACGGGCAGTCTCTCCTCGCGAGACGTCGCCGTGGCCTTCGTCATCGGGAAGCACTCCGTGGCGCCTGCTCCGGAGCCGGAGCCAGCCAAGCGGCCCGCGACGACTGTGGCGGAAGCCGCGACGGCTGGCAGCTCGGAGGACGACCTGGGGCCCGACGCGGACTTCGACCGCGTGCTCTCCGGCCCAGGGCCCAACGCCACCAAGCACCACAAGCCGACCGTCTATGTTCCGCCCGACCCGACGGCGCCGCGCGAGTCGCTCGACCTGGCCACCGTCTTCGCGGTGGTGCATGCCCGGCGTTCGGAGCTGGCGGCGTGTGCCCGGGAGCAGTCCGCGCCGCCGCAGGAGGGGGACCGGGCAGTCCTGCGCTTGAGCGTCCTTCCGAGCGGGAAGGTGGAGTCCATCACCACCGAGACGCCGTGGCTGCGAGGCACGTCGCTCGTGCGTTGCATGCAGCAGAAGATAGGCGCCTGGACGTTTCCCAGGCATCGAACGCAGGGAGCGCCCGTCGTCTTCCGATACGAGTTCTGA
- a CDS encoding ATP-binding protein, whose protein sequence is MSGGWVCSALLRVLQQFMSETAAWLVLRGTVESLGLSLDTATAADLPRIIEALEPATRHFVDPSRRPQMMAQLRAQRAPSAGPEGTATSASAEVRATTYLVRTEADASHARLAARMLCESLGGRGYECQKVATAVSELARNQISYAGGGTIQLAPQLAPKRLLRVSAEDSGQGIPDLERVLSGTYKSKTGMGLGLLGVKRLADRFDVRTGPTGTQVDFEVWL, encoded by the coding sequence GTGAGCGGTGGTTGGGTGTGCTCGGCGCTGTTGCGCGTCTTGCAGCAGTTCATGTCGGAGACGGCGGCGTGGTTGGTGCTGCGAGGCACCGTGGAGTCCCTCGGACTGTCCCTGGACACGGCGACCGCGGCGGACCTGCCGCGCATCATCGAGGCGCTGGAACCCGCCACCCGCCACTTCGTGGACCCTTCTCGCCGGCCGCAGATGATGGCGCAGCTTCGCGCGCAGCGCGCGCCCTCGGCGGGGCCGGAGGGCACGGCCACTTCCGCCTCGGCGGAGGTTCGGGCGACCACCTATCTGGTGCGCACGGAAGCGGACGCCAGTCACGCGCGGCTTGCCGCCCGGATGCTGTGCGAATCCCTGGGCGGGCGCGGCTACGAGTGCCAGAAGGTGGCCACGGCGGTGAGTGAACTGGCGCGCAACCAGATTTCGTATGCGGGTGGCGGCACCATCCAGCTCGCGCCGCAGCTTGCGCCCAAGCGGCTGCTGCGTGTCAGCGCCGAGGACTCCGGGCAAGGCATCCCGGACCTGGAGCGCGTCCTGTCGGGGACGTACAAGAGCAAGACGGGCATGGGCCTGGGCTTGTTGGGCGTGAAGCGGTTGGCGGACCGCTTCGACGTGCGCACCGGCCCGACGGGCACGCAGGTGGACTTCGAGGTGTGGCTGTGA
- a CDS encoding ATP-binding protein encodes MFSIEIRLRSDAAVAAALSRRYAREHGLTAQASAEVAVVVSELATNLARHAGGRGWVELWLEAEWLFIRSRDRGPGMEDPSRFFAGREGRPSPLPGDSLGEGGAAVRRLTDDVQVANREGGGFEVLARKRVVVQAKRRHG; translated from the coding sequence ATGTTCAGCATCGAGATCCGCTTGAGGTCGGATGCGGCGGTCGCCGCCGCGTTGAGCCGCCGCTACGCCCGTGAGCATGGCCTGACGGCGCAAGCCAGCGCCGAGGTGGCGGTGGTGGTGAGCGAGCTGGCCACCAATCTGGCGCGCCACGCGGGTGGCCGGGGCTGGGTGGAGCTGTGGCTCGAGGCTGAGTGGCTCTTCATCCGCTCCCGCGACCGCGGCCCTGGCATGGAGGACCCATCCCGGTTCTTTGCTGGCAGGGAAGGGCGTCCAAGCCCGCTGCCCGGAGACAGCCTGGGGGAAGGCGGGGCCGCGGTGCGACGGCTCACCGACGACGTCCAGGTGGCCAACCGCGAAGGTGGAGGGTTCGAGGTGCTGGCGCGCAAGCGGGTGGTGGTCCAGGCGAAAAGGAGGCACGGGTGA
- a CDS encoding class II glutamine amidotransferase: MSVILAALTSDPNLLRCELHRLQGQVLLQGEPRANAVGVGAYAQEEVLLRRFSSGEELTLDSLVPPHESEALLFHAGQLPVGLSLEENTQPFRSRRWLFALHGGVQGFELLRAPLLASLPDHLRRQVRGGTEGELLFAVFLRRLRDLGRTEDPRLEAEVAGRVLADTAREVAQAATQAGVTRTPTLNLVATNGILLAATRYGEHPLYCTRLEGAAECELCEVTPSTPDTQPAVGAHRRRRTVVVASALKRTTGWVELAHGHTLAVGPDLQMHELSGT; encoded by the coding sequence ATGTCCGTCATCCTCGCCGCTCTGACGTCCGACCCGAACCTGCTGCGCTGTGAGCTGCACCGCCTCCAAGGCCAGGTCCTGCTCCAGGGAGAGCCGAGGGCGAACGCCGTGGGGGTGGGAGCCTACGCCCAGGAGGAGGTCCTGTTGCGGCGCTTCTCCAGTGGCGAGGAGCTGACCCTGGACTCGCTCGTGCCCCCGCATGAATCGGAGGCGCTGCTGTTCCACGCCGGCCAACTGCCCGTGGGCTTGTCGCTGGAGGAGAACACCCAGCCCTTCCGCTCCCGGCGCTGGTTGTTCGCCCTTCATGGCGGCGTACAGGGTTTCGAGCTGCTTCGCGCCCCGTTGCTGGCGTCGCTGCCGGACCACCTGCGGCGTCAGGTGCGTGGCGGAACCGAAGGGGAGCTGCTGTTCGCCGTCTTCCTCAGGCGCCTGCGCGACCTGGGCCGCACGGAGGATCCTCGGCTGGAGGCCGAGGTCGCTGGACGCGTGCTGGCGGACACGGCGCGCGAGGTGGCCCAGGCCGCGACCCAGGCCGGCGTGACACGCACGCCCACGCTCAACCTGGTGGCCACCAACGGCATCCTCCTGGCGGCGACCCGGTACGGCGAGCACCCCTTGTACTGCACGCGGCTGGAGGGGGCGGCCGAATGCGAATTGTGCGAGGTGACGCCCTCGACACCCGATACGCAGCCCGCGGTGGGAGCGCACCGCCGCCGTCGCACCGTGGTGGTGGCCAGCGCGCTCAAGCGCACCACGGGATGGGTGGAGCTGGCTCATGGCCACACGCTGGCGGTGGGGCCGGATCTGCAGATGCACGAGCTGTCCGGCACGTGA
- the dnaK gene encoding molecular chaperone DnaK, whose protein sequence is MADDIAIGIDLGTSFSCVAVVQDGQPTVIPNEWGETTHASCVSFLEDGSVLVGNAAKKNIITNPEQTVYSAKRLIGRYYFSDEVKKAQAVMPYRIVEGDNNSVRIAMNEHSYSLPEISALVLKELKAVAETYLGQEVTKAVVTVPAYFNDNQRQATKDAGRIAGMEVLRILNEPTAAALAYGFGRDVNQRVVVYDLGGGTFDVSILEIGKDVFEVLATAGDTYLGGDDFDDRIMTWLADDFLARTRLDVRQNKFCLQMLKEAAEKAKIDVGQTGSAEILCQGICQDADGNVMDLRGQLNQDQFNRMVMDLVQRTFKVCDEALQSARLTAADIDAVILVGGPTRLPIIRNSVKHYFQKEPLEGINPDQVVAMGAALQSHALLDSKTQTFLVDVTPLSLRIGTVGGYTEKIIDKNTPVPIDRSKTFTTSRDGQEKVKIRVYQGESNRADECEMLGEFEFAGFRIGYRGEVKIEVTFEINTDGLVHVSACDTATGQKTSTSITLSSGMSEADIQQSIQANRNIRLAGHNSDDLPAAAQ, encoded by the coding sequence ATGGCGGACGACATCGCAATCGGCATCGACCTGGGCACGTCATTCTCGTGCGTGGCGGTTGTCCAGGACGGCCAGCCCACCGTCATCCCCAACGAGTGGGGAGAGACGACTCACGCCTCCTGCGTCTCGTTCCTCGAGGATGGCTCGGTCCTGGTCGGTAACGCGGCCAAGAAGAACATCATCACCAACCCCGAGCAGACCGTCTATTCCGCCAAGCGCCTCATCGGCCGCTACTACTTCTCCGACGAGGTGAAGAAGGCGCAGGCGGTGATGCCGTACCGCATCGTCGAGGGCGACAACAACTCGGTGCGCATCGCGATGAACGAGCACTCCTATTCGCTCCCGGAGATCAGCGCGCTGGTGCTCAAGGAGCTGAAGGCGGTGGCGGAGACGTACCTGGGCCAGGAGGTGACCAAGGCCGTGGTCACCGTGCCCGCGTACTTCAACGACAACCAGCGCCAGGCCACCAAGGACGCGGGCCGCATCGCCGGCATGGAGGTGCTGCGCATCCTCAACGAGCCCACCGCCGCGGCGCTCGCGTACGGCTTCGGGCGTGACGTCAACCAGCGCGTGGTGGTCTACGACCTGGGCGGCGGCACCTTCGACGTCTCCATCCTGGAGATTGGCAAGGACGTCTTCGAGGTGCTGGCCACCGCTGGCGACACGTACCTGGGCGGCGACGACTTCGACGACCGCATCATGACGTGGCTGGCGGATGACTTCCTGGCCCGCACGCGCCTGGACGTGCGGCAGAACAAGTTCTGCCTGCAGATGCTCAAGGAGGCCGCGGAGAAGGCGAAGATCGACGTGGGCCAGACGGGCTCCGCGGAGATTCTCTGCCAGGGCATCTGCCAGGACGCCGACGGCAACGTCATGGACCTGCGTGGGCAGCTCAACCAGGACCAGTTCAACCGCATGGTGATGGACCTGGTGCAGCGCACCTTCAAGGTGTGCGACGAGGCGCTGCAGAGCGCGCGCCTGACGGCTGCAGACATCGACGCGGTCATCCTCGTGGGCGGGCCGACGCGGCTGCCCATCATCCGCAATTCGGTGAAGCACTACTTCCAGAAGGAACCGCTGGAAGGCATCAACCCGGACCAGGTCGTGGCCATGGGCGCGGCGCTCCAGTCGCACGCGCTGCTGGACAGCAAGACGCAGACGTTCCTGGTGGACGTCACGCCGCTGTCGCTGCGCATCGGCACGGTGGGTGGGTACACCGAGAAGATCATCGACAAGAACACGCCGGTTCCCATCGACCGCTCGAAGACGTTCACCACCAGCCGCGACGGCCAGGAGAAGGTGAAGATTCGCGTGTACCAGGGCGAGTCCAACCGCGCCGACGAGTGCGAGATGCTCGGCGAGTTCGAGTTCGCGGGCTTCCGCATCGGCTACCGCGGCGAGGTGAAGATTGAGGTCACCTTCGAAATCAACACGGATGGTCTGGTGCACGTGTCCGCGTGCGACACGGCGACGGGTCAGAAGACGTCGACCTCCATCACCCTGTCCTCCGGCATGAGCGAGGCCGATATCCAGCAGTCCATCCAGGCCAACCGGAACATTCGGCTTGCTGGCCACAACAGCGACGACCTGCCCGCCGCGGCGCAGTAA
- a CDS encoding J domain-containing protein — protein MTPSTAPQQKPGARPTMSLPALVPAGATPPRPPPSVAPAVPSVAPAVPGIAPLTPAPHAPSGAVPSIPSVAPIVPSVAPAAATAVTPPPAPAASTDLGLDIQQLADLESRCAKLDQLDYFEVLMLERTATPADIKRAFYRESRTYHPDRFFHMDSKELKERINDLYKRVTEAYYVLRDDTKRKKYVVDVTGPERAQKLRFTEASEAETKAAAKKEQEEQIGTHPKGRQFFQQAQKDADAGNWSAAERNLKMALTYEPSNARYKERLAEVQKQSQDEARDKGGSFKIR, from the coding sequence GTGACGCCCTCCACGGCCCCACAGCAGAAGCCCGGTGCCCGGCCCACCATGTCCCTCCCAGCGCTGGTGCCCGCCGGCGCCACGCCGCCGCGCCCTCCCCCATCCGTGGCGCCCGCCGTTCCGTCCGTGGCGCCCGCCGTCCCAGGCATCGCACCGCTGACGCCGGCCCCACACGCTCCATCCGGCGCGGTGCCCTCGATTCCTTCCGTGGCGCCCATCGTCCCGTCCGTCGCCCCGGCTGCGGCCACGGCGGTCACGCCACCGCCGGCGCCTGCTGCGTCAACGGACCTGGGACTGGACATCCAGCAGCTCGCCGACCTGGAATCGCGCTGCGCGAAGCTGGACCAACTCGACTACTTCGAAGTGCTCATGCTGGAGAGGACCGCCACCCCCGCGGACATCAAGCGCGCCTTCTACCGGGAGAGCCGCACCTACCACCCGGACCGCTTCTTCCACATGGACTCGAAGGAGCTGAAGGAGCGCATCAACGATCTCTACAAGCGCGTCACCGAGGCCTACTACGTCCTGCGCGACGACACGAAGCGCAAGAAGTACGTCGTCGACGTGACGGGCCCCGAGCGCGCCCAGAAGCTGCGCTTCACCGAAGCCTCCGAAGCGGAGACCAAGGCCGCCGCCAAGAAGGAGCAGGAAGAGCAGATCGGCACCCACCCCAAGGGACGCCAGTTCTTCCAGCAGGCGCAGAAGGACGCGGACGCCGGCAACTGGTCCGCGGCCGAGCGGAATCTGAAGATGGCGCTCACCTATGAGCCCTCCAACGCCCGCTACAAGGAGCGGCTGGCGGAGGTCCAGAAGCAGTCCCAGGACGAGGCGCGCGACAAGGGCGGCTCGTTCAAGATCCGCTGA